From the genome of Pseudomonas sp. TMP9, one region includes:
- a CDS encoding TolC family protein: MFTFFPSPLWLLGALATALCSPPVAALTLNEALRLAEREAPSLSAQAAQVEAAQQLTTPAGELPDPQLLLGLQNVPIEGDNRGRLNAEPMTMQMLGVMQQVPSRAKRRAQVEAAEAGVKRATQTQRVEHLRVRRETALAWIEALGVEQKLALFQTLYAENTLLGNVVRARISSARGPAADSIGPRQEAALLAEQEDVLVQQRTQQRAALRRWVGPRGDESLTGQLPNWPVKAEFYQQNLQRRPELVLFDPLAAEAQAEIHQAVAEKTPDWSWQLAYQQRDAMFGDMLSVQVSVDLPLFAASRQNPRIAAKQAQLNQLEAERADAQREYAQQLATDLAEYQRYDRALRRSQDSLLPLAEEKVALTLADYRSGVSELASVIAARRELIETRLQHIDFAQARALTSARLYYAYEGSEQ; the protein is encoded by the coding sequence ATGTTCACGTTTTTCCCCAGCCCGCTGTGGCTGCTCGGGGCTCTGGCGACTGCTTTGTGCAGCCCGCCGGTTGCCGCCCTAACCTTAAATGAAGCCCTGCGCCTGGCCGAGCGCGAAGCCCCCTCGTTGTCCGCGCAAGCTGCCCAGGTTGAAGCCGCGCAACAGTTGACAACACCTGCTGGCGAGTTGCCCGATCCACAATTGCTGTTGGGGCTGCAGAACGTACCCATCGAGGGCGACAACCGTGGTCGCCTCAACGCTGAACCCATGACCATGCAAATGCTTGGCGTCATGCAGCAAGTGCCCAGCCGCGCCAAGCGTCGTGCACAGGTGGAGGCGGCTGAGGCTGGAGTTAAACGTGCTACCCAGACGCAGCGCGTGGAACACCTCAGGGTGCGTCGGGAAACCGCATTAGCCTGGATTGAGGCACTCGGCGTTGAGCAGAAGCTGGCGTTATTCCAAACCCTTTATGCTGAAAACACCTTGCTGGGCAACGTCGTGCGCGCCCGCATCAGCAGCGCTCGCGGGCCGGCGGCCGACAGCATTGGGCCACGCCAAGAGGCCGCCTTGCTGGCCGAGCAGGAGGACGTGCTGGTGCAGCAGCGCACCCAGCAACGTGCTGCTTTGCGCCGTTGGGTCGGGCCGCGCGGTGACGAGTCGCTGACAGGGCAGCTGCCGAATTGGCCGGTAAAGGCCGAGTTCTACCAGCAAAATCTGCAGCGCCGTCCTGAGCTGGTGCTATTTGATCCGCTGGCCGCTGAGGCGCAGGCCGAGATTCACCAGGCCGTAGCTGAGAAAACCCCAGACTGGAGCTGGCAGCTGGCTTATCAGCAGCGCGACGCCATGTTCGGCGACATGTTGAGTGTGCAAGTCAGCGTTGATTTACCGTTGTTTGCCGCCTCCCGGCAAAACCCGCGCATTGCCGCAAAGCAAGCCCAGCTGAACCAGCTGGAAGCCGAGCGTGCAGACGCCCAGCGCGAGTATGCCCAGCAGTTGGCCACTGACCTGGCCGAGTATCAGCGTTATGACCGGGCGCTACGCCGCAGCCAAGACAGCTTGCTGCCTTTAGCTGAGGAGAAAGTCGCACTGACCCTGGCCGACTATCGATCGGGCGTAAGCGAGTTGGCCAGTGTGATTGCCGCGCGCCGCGAACTGATCGAAACCCGCCTGCAGCACATCGACTTTGCCCAAGCGCGAGCGCTGACCAGCGCCCGTTTGTATTACGCGTATGAAGGGAGTGAGCAATGA
- a CDS encoding efflux RND transporter periplasmic adaptor subunit has translation MSAATVKGAVLISLLLAVGAAGGYWYAQRSMPHGADPAQMAPMADKGKVLYWYDPMVPQQKFDEPGKSPFMDMQLVPRYADEGGDSAAVSIDSSITQNLGMRLALVTRGAAASSLEVVGSLAFNSRDVVVVQARSASFVERVYARAAEDVLEAGAPLADLLVPTWVSAQEDYLALRDAGDPGLLSAARQRMRLAGMPAALISQFERSGQVQALWTVTSPISGVLQQLEVREGMTLAAGQTLATINGLRTVWLEVAVPEAEAKGLHNGQQVEARLPALPGEVLSGSIAAILPQANLDSRTLMLRVELANPNGRLRPGLTAQVRLTRPAEREVLLVPSEAVIRSGRRALVMLAESQGRYRPVEVRLGAEAEGKTEVLEGLAEGQQVVASGQFLLDSEASLLGLQVQGLGQAAAEVKLEAALHEAEGQIDGIDEDGLMLSHGPFKTLGMPGMSMSFPLASPTLLEGFKVGDKVKVGVRADDDSLLIERIEHLSPVPNQHDGQQQVQP, from the coding sequence ATGAGTGCGGCAACAGTAAAGGGCGCGGTGCTGATAAGCCTGCTGCTGGCCGTGGGTGCGGCGGGTGGTTACTGGTATGCGCAGAGGTCGATGCCCCATGGCGCTGATCCCGCCCAGATGGCACCGATGGCGGACAAGGGCAAGGTGCTCTATTGGTACGACCCGATGGTGCCGCAGCAGAAGTTCGATGAGCCGGGCAAATCACCCTTTATGGACATGCAGCTGGTGCCGCGCTATGCCGATGAGGGTGGCGACAGCGCCGCCGTCAGCATTGACTCCAGCATCACCCAAAACCTCGGCATGCGCTTAGCACTGGTCACTCGTGGTGCGGCGGCAAGCAGCTTAGAGGTGGTTGGTAGTCTGGCTTTCAACAGCCGTGATGTGGTCGTGGTGCAAGCGCGCAGTGCCAGCTTCGTCGAGCGTGTATACGCCCGCGCCGCTGAGGATGTGCTGGAGGCCGGCGCGCCGCTGGCCGATCTGCTGGTGCCCACCTGGGTGAGTGCTCAGGAAGATTACCTAGCCCTGCGTGATGCGGGCGATCCGGGTTTGTTGAGTGCTGCGCGCCAGCGTATGCGTTTAGCGGGGATGCCCGCCGCGCTGATCAGCCAGTTCGAGCGCAGTGGCCAGGTGCAGGCGTTGTGGACAGTCACCAGCCCTATAAGTGGCGTGCTGCAGCAACTTGAGGTGCGCGAGGGCATGACCCTGGCGGCCGGACAAACCCTGGCCACTATTAACGGTTTACGCACGGTCTGGCTGGAGGTGGCTGTGCCGGAAGCTGAGGCCAAAGGGCTACATAACGGCCAGCAGGTCGAGGCGCGTTTGCCGGCACTCCCCGGTGAAGTGCTCAGCGGCAGTATTGCAGCCATTTTGCCCCAGGCCAATCTCGATAGCCGTACCCTAATGCTGCGGGTCGAGTTAGCTAACCCCAATGGCCGCTTACGCCCGGGCCTGACGGCTCAGGTGCGGCTGACCCGTCCAGCTGAGCGTGAGGTTTTGTTGGTACCCAGCGAGGCGGTGATCCGCAGTGGTCGTCGCGCCTTGGTGATGCTCGCTGAAAGCCAAGGGCGCTATCGCCCGGTGGAGGTGCGTTTGGGCGCTGAGGCCGAGGGTAAAACCGAGGTACTTGAAGGGTTAGCAGAGGGTCAGCAAGTGGTTGCTTCTGGGCAGTTCTTGCTGGATTCCGAGGCCAGCCTACTGGGTCTTCAGGTGCAAGGCCTGGGGCAGGCCGCCGCCGAGGTGAAGCTGGAAGCGGCGCTGCACGAGGCCGAGGGGCAAATCGATGGCATTGATGAGGATGGCCTGATGCTCAGCCACGGGCCCTTTAAAACCTTAGGCATGCCCGGCATGAGCATGAGCTTCCCGCTGGCCAGCCCAACGCTGTTAGAAGGCTTCAAGGTGGGCGATAAAGTGAAGGTCGGCGTGCGGGCCGATGATGATAGTTTGCTGATTGAACGCATCGAGCATTTGTCGCCAGTGCCAAACCAGCATGACGGCCAGCAGCAGGTGCAGCCATGA
- a CDS encoding efflux RND transporter permease subunit, translated as MIAALIRWSVVNRFLVILATLFATAWGIWSLQHTPIDALPDLSDVQVIIRTPYAGQAPQIVENQVTYPLATTMLSVPGAKTVRGYSFFGDSYVYVLFDDDTDLYWARSRVLEYLSQVQSRLPASAKPTLGPDATGVGWIYQYALVDRTGKHDLAQLRALQDWFLKFELKTLANVAEVATIGGMVKQYQVQLDPIKLASLGITQAEVTAAIGRANQETGGAVLEMAETEYMVRASGYLQSLNDFRTIPLRLSAGGVPVTLGDVASIQLGPEMRRGIAELDGEGEVVGGVVILRSGKNARSTIAAVKAKLDELKSSLPEGVEIVTAYDRSQLIDRAVKNLSFKLIEEFIVVALVCAAFLWHLRSSLVAIVSLPVGVLIAFAVMQQQGINANIMSLGGIAIAIGAMVDAAVVMIENAHKKIEAWREHHPDEELKGEQHWRVITDAAVEVGPALFFCLLIITLSFIPVFTLQAQEGRLFGPLAFTKTYAMAAAAGLSVTLVPVLMGYWIRGQIPDEARNPLNRWLICVYQPALDAVLAWPKATLAFALLVLLSTLWPLSQLGGEFLPPLDEGDLLYMPSALPGLSAQKAAQLLQQTDRLIKTVPEVAHVFGKAGRAETATDPAPLEMFETTIQFKPREQWRAGMTAEKLVDELDRVVQVPGLTNIWIPPIRNRIDMLATGIKSPIGVKVAGSNLAQIDEATQAIEKVAKAVPGVSSALAERLTGGRYIDVDIDRPAAARYGLNIADVQAIVAGAIGGENIGETVEGLARFPISVRYPREWRDSLSKLEQLPIFTPAGSQITLGTVARIRVSDGPPMLKSENARPSGWVYVDVRGRDLASVVADLRAAIDAQVTLQPGISLSYSGQFEFLERANARLKLVVPATLMIIFVLLYLCFNRFSEALLIMATLPFALTGGIWFLYLLGYHLSVATGVGFIALAGVAAEFGVIMLLYLKNAWAERQARGQNGEAALLEAIHEGAVQRVRPKAMTVAVIIAGLLPILLGSGAGSEVMSRIAAPMVGGMLSAPLLSLFVLPAAYLLMRRRKL; from the coding sequence ATGATTGCCGCGCTGATTCGCTGGTCGGTGGTTAATCGTTTTCTGGTGATATTGGCCACGCTGTTCGCCACGGCCTGGGGTATTTGGTCGCTGCAGCACACGCCGATCGATGCGCTGCCAGACCTGTCTGATGTGCAGGTGATCATCCGCACACCTTATGCCGGCCAGGCGCCGCAGATTGTCGAGAACCAAGTGACCTATCCGCTGGCCACCACCATGCTCTCGGTGCCGGGGGCCAAGACGGTGCGTGGTTATTCGTTCTTCGGTGACAGCTATGTCTATGTGTTGTTCGACGATGACACTGATCTCTACTGGGCGCGCTCGCGGGTGCTGGAATACCTGAGTCAGGTTCAGAGCCGTTTGCCGGCCAGTGCCAAGCCAACGCTGGGGCCGGATGCCACTGGGGTTGGTTGGATTTACCAATACGCCTTGGTCGACCGCACGGGTAAACATGACCTGGCGCAGTTGCGTGCATTGCAGGACTGGTTCCTCAAGTTCGAGCTGAAGACTTTGGCCAATGTCGCCGAAGTGGCGACCATCGGCGGTATGGTCAAGCAGTACCAGGTGCAACTCGATCCGATCAAGCTGGCCAGCCTTGGCATCACCCAGGCTGAGGTTACCGCAGCGATTGGCCGTGCTAACCAGGAAACCGGTGGCGCAGTGCTGGAGATGGCGGAAACCGAGTATATGGTGCGCGCGTCCGGCTACCTGCAGAGCCTTAACGACTTTCGCACCATCCCCCTGCGTTTGTCTGCCGGCGGCGTGCCGGTAACGCTTGGCGATGTGGCGTCTATTCAGCTAGGCCCGGAGATGCGTCGCGGCATCGCCGAACTGGATGGCGAGGGCGAGGTGGTCGGCGGCGTGGTGATCCTGCGCAGCGGTAAGAATGCTCGCAGCACCATTGCGGCGGTCAAGGCCAAGCTCGACGAGCTGAAAAGCAGCCTGCCGGAAGGGGTGGAGATCGTTACCGCCTATGACCGCAGCCAACTGATCGACCGTGCGGTGAAGAACCTTAGCTTCAAACTGATTGAGGAATTCATCGTCGTCGCCTTGGTCTGCGCGGCGTTTCTCTGGCACTTGCGCTCCTCGCTGGTGGCGATTGTCTCTTTACCGGTCGGCGTGCTGATCGCCTTCGCCGTGATGCAGCAGCAGGGCATCAACGCCAACATCATGTCACTCGGCGGTATTGCCATCGCCATCGGTGCCATGGTCGATGCGGCCGTGGTGATGATCGAGAACGCGCACAAGAAGATAGAAGCCTGGCGTGAGCACCATCCGGACGAAGAGCTTAAAGGCGAGCAGCATTGGCGGGTGATTACGGATGCGGCGGTGGAGGTCGGCCCGGCGCTGTTCTTCTGTTTGTTGATCATCACCCTGTCGTTTATTCCAGTGTTCACCCTGCAGGCTCAGGAGGGGCGGTTGTTCGGCCCGCTGGCCTTCACCAAAACCTATGCCATGGCGGCTGCGGCGGGGCTTTCGGTGACCCTGGTGCCGGTGCTGATGGGCTACTGGATTCGCGGGCAGATTCCCGATGAGGCGCGCAACCCGCTAAATCGTTGGCTGATCTGTGTCTACCAACCGGCGTTGGATGCGGTATTGGCGTGGCCAAAAGCCACTCTGGCATTTGCACTGCTGGTGCTGCTCAGCACGCTATGGCCGTTGTCGCAGCTGGGTGGTGAATTTCTACCGCCGCTGGATGAGGGTGACTTGCTGTACATGCCCTCGGCTTTGCCGGGTTTATCGGCGCAGAAGGCCGCGCAGTTGTTGCAGCAGACCGACCGATTGATCAAAACCGTACCGGAAGTCGCCCATGTGTTCGGCAAGGCCGGCCGTGCAGAAACGGCCACCGACCCGGCACCGCTGGAGATGTTTGAAACCACCATCCAGTTCAAACCGCGTGAGCAGTGGCGTGCCGGTATGACCGCTGAGAAGTTGGTGGATGAGCTGGATCGGGTGGTGCAAGTGCCGGGGCTGACTAATATCTGGATTCCGCCAATCCGTAACCGCATTGACATGCTCGCCACCGGGATCAAGAGCCCGATTGGGGTCAAGGTCGCCGGCAGCAACCTGGCGCAGATTGATGAGGCGACCCAAGCCATCGAAAAGGTCGCCAAGGCTGTGCCGGGCGTCAGCTCAGCTCTGGCCGAGCGCTTGACCGGCGGGCGCTATATCGACGTCGACATCGACCGGCCCGCTGCCGCGCGCTATGGCCTGAATATCGCCGATGTGCAGGCCATAGTGGCCGGTGCGATTGGCGGTGAGAATATCGGCGAGACCGTCGAAGGGTTGGCGCGCTTCCCCATCAGCGTGCGCTACCCGCGTGAATGGCGCGACTCACTGAGCAAGCTGGAACAGCTACCGATCTTCACCCCAGCGGGCAGTCAGATCACCCTCGGTACGGTGGCGCGCATCAGAGTCAGCGATGGCCCGCCGATGCTCAAGAGCGAAAATGCGCGGCCTTCGGGCTGGGTTTATGTGGATGTGCGCGGCCGCGACCTGGCCTCGGTGGTGGCCGATCTACGCGCCGCCATCGACGCGCAGGTCACCCTGCAACCGGGCATCAGCCTGAGTTATTCGGGGCAGTTCGAGTTTCTGGAGCGGGCCAATGCGAGGTTAAAACTGGTGGTGCCGGCCACGCTGATGATTATCTTCGTGCTGTTGTACCTGTGCTTTAACCGTTTCAGCGAGGCGCTGTTGATCATGGCCACGTTGCCGTTCGCATTGACGGGCGGCATCTGGTTTCTCTACCTGCTGGGTTATCACCTGTCGGTGGCCACCGGTGTCGGCTTTATCGCCTTGGCCGGAGTGGCAGCGGAGTTCGGCGTGATCATGCTGCTGTACCTGAAAAATGCTTGGGCTGAACGGCAAGCCCGCGGGCAAAACGGTGAGGCTGCGCTGCTTGAAGCCATTCACGAGGGCGCAGTGCAGCGGGTGCGACCCAAGGCTATGACCGTGGCGGTGATCATCGCCGGCCTGTTGCCGATTCTCCTCGGCAGTGGCGCCGGCAGTGAGGTGATGAGCCGCATCGCCGCGCCCATGGTCGGCGGCATGCTCAGCGCGCCGCTGCTGTCGCTGTTTGTGTTGCCGGCGGCCTACCTGTTGATGCGCCGGCGTAAGCTGTAG
- a CDS encoding efflux RND transporter periplasmic adaptor subunit, translating into MFSQLSKRPWLIAVAISLLLLLWLLSGSLFQAQETASADAPAPEPGLTKVEVQWLEASPMQRQHVVQGQVEAWRRVELRSQISGTVNRLDQDKGSLVTQGQLLLSLSADNRPAQVAKGEADVRQRDADAKAALRLRERNMISANELIRLQSELAKARAELDLARIQLANAQIKAPFAGTYDQRMIELGDFVQPGQGLLTLVDISQLKVSAQIAQQEVTQLKLGQPVKVELLDGRELQGELHFIAAAADPGSRSFRIEVKVDNPDALRLAGASATLHIQTGESLAQRISPALLSLDKAGRHGVKWVNDQQQVVFTAVQLISVDNQGAWVSGLPNKVALITLGQGFVEPGQQVISQLAKGVN; encoded by the coding sequence ATGTTCAGTCAGCTGTCCAAACGTCCTTGGTTGATCGCTGTTGCCATCAGCCTTTTGCTTTTGTTGTGGTTGCTCAGCGGTTCGCTATTCCAGGCGCAAGAAACCGCCAGCGCCGATGCGCCCGCGCCAGAGCCGGGGCTGACTAAGGTTGAAGTGCAGTGGTTAGAGGCCAGCCCCATGCAGCGCCAGCATGTGGTGCAGGGTCAGGTTGAAGCCTGGCGCCGGGTTGAGTTGCGCTCACAGATCAGCGGTACCGTGAATCGACTCGATCAAGACAAGGGCAGCCTGGTCACGCAAGGCCAGCTATTGCTCAGCCTGTCCGCTGATAACCGACCCGCTCAGGTGGCCAAGGGTGAAGCCGATGTGCGCCAGCGCGATGCCGATGCCAAAGCGGCACTCCGCCTGCGTGAGCGCAATATGATTTCCGCCAACGAATTGATTCGCCTACAAAGCGAGCTGGCCAAGGCCCGCGCCGAGTTGGACTTAGCGCGTATTCAGCTGGCGAATGCACAGATCAAGGCGCCTTTTGCCGGCACTTATGACCAGCGGATGATCGAGCTGGGCGACTTTGTACAGCCGGGGCAAGGCCTGCTGACCTTGGTCGATATCAGCCAACTTAAGGTCAGCGCGCAGATCGCCCAGCAAGAAGTCACCCAACTTAAGCTGGGTCAGCCGGTTAAGGTCGAACTGCTCGACGGCCGTGAATTACAAGGTGAATTGCACTTTATTGCCGCAGCGGCGGATCCCGGCTCACGCAGTTTTCGCATTGAGGTCAAGGTCGATAACCCTGATGCTCTGCGCTTGGCTGGAGCCAGTGCAACGCTGCATATTCAGACCGGAGAATCTCTTGCGCAGCGCATCTCGCCTGCGCTGTTGAGCCTGGATAAAGCCGGCCGCCACGGCGTCAAGTGGGTCAACGATCAACAGCAGGTGGTGTTCACTGCGGTGCAGCTGATCAGCGTCGATAACCAAGGCGCCTGGGTCAGCGGTTTGCCGAACAAGGTCGCGCTGATCACCCTCGGCCAAGGTTTTGTCGAGCCCGGCCAGCAGGTGATCAGCCAGCTGGCAAAGGGAGTGAACTGA
- a CDS encoding helix-turn-helix domain-containing protein — MRYQDLQFEQRQITLLDAARRLFRQGPWDRVTIAELASSAGIGKGTVYKHFPSKEALYARLVLDQSRHNLNQLRQLDDSQPGAQSMHRVIRQAFEQMLADPVLVQLCQVCDRPAFRERLDAPYREEFLALECDYLTLFSQLLEQNLGGQKLSQAICQQLLWGVEACFNGVMARIASGGSAYWAGPAAQDAYFTGVTDFIIAGLRTQAAELLAQPLLHE, encoded by the coding sequence ATGCGCTACCAGGATCTTCAGTTCGAACAACGCCAAATCACCCTTCTCGATGCGGCGCGTCGACTCTTTCGCCAAGGCCCTTGGGACCGGGTGACGATCGCTGAGTTAGCCAGCAGCGCCGGCATCGGTAAAGGTACGGTGTACAAGCACTTCCCCAGCAAGGAGGCGCTCTACGCTCGCTTGGTGCTCGACCAGTCGCGGCACAACCTCAACCAGCTTCGCCAGTTAGATGACTCACAACCGGGCGCACAGTCCATGCACCGGGTGATCCGTCAGGCGTTCGAGCAAATGCTGGCTGACCCGGTGCTGGTGCAGCTGTGCCAAGTCTGTGACCGCCCGGCATTCCGGGAACGGCTAGACGCGCCCTACCGTGAAGAGTTTCTGGCTCTGGAATGCGACTACCTGACGTTATTCAGTCAATTGTTGGAGCAAAACTTGGGTGGGCAAAAGCTCTCCCAGGCGATTTGCCAGCAACTGCTGTGGGGCGTAGAGGCGTGCTTTAACGGTGTAATGGCGCGCATTGCCTCGGGTGGCTCGGCCTATTGGGCGGGGCCTGCTGCACAGGATGCGTATTTCACCGGCGTTACCGACTTCATCATTGCCGGTCTGCGCACGCAGGCGGCCGAACTGCTTGCTCAACCTCTTTTACACGAGTAA
- a CDS encoding efflux RND transporter permease subunit, with translation MHSLIAAALDRSRTSLLVLLFLMLGGVAAYVVIPKEANPDVSIPIIYVSVTLEGISPEDAERLLVRPLEQELRSLEGVKEMRSMANEGRASVTLEFDAGFNAKLALADVREKVDTARSKLPEEAEEPTVNEVNVALFPVLSIGLSGPIAETELVYIARRLKENVEGIAEVLSVEIGGDREDLLEIVVDPQVLDSYGIDYNELFNLVSRNNRLVAAGSLDTGAGRMSLKVPGVIEDLEDVLSLPIKVVGNSVVTFGDVATIHRTFKDPTGFARINGQPAVVLEVSKRSGANIIATIEQVKALMVEAQPLLPEGLQVSYIMDQSQQVKSMLGDLLNNVMTAIVLVLILVVASMGMRSALLVGLTIPGAFLTGILLIWMLGFTLNIVVLFSLILVAGMLVDGAIVVSELADRYLHQGQTPRQAWANAATRMAWPVIASTATTLVVFLPLLFWPGVVGQFMKYLPATVIVCLLASLAMALVFLPVLGAVTGGKPLPQATRPGRGAVGYRRLLGALLKRPGLTLLGMLALIALIYTAYGRFNHGVEFFPETEPESAQIWLRARGDLSVQEKDALLQKVESRLLGMSEVKALYARSLAQPDGQLGADVIGTLQFQFVEWHERRSASKILEDMSTRTADMPGIILEFRKQEDGPSSGKPLKLQISAQDPQQADLYVDKLRAAMQSIGGFKDIEDDRALPGIEWRIEVDREAAARFGADVLSVGNAVQMVTNGLKLATYRPEDATDEVDIRVRLPANWRSLDQLGRLTLNTPAGQIPLSNFVSLEQAPKVGTLRRVDGNRTITLQADLAEGAQLAERQRALEQAMGAPPGDVRLNVAGEGADQKQAATFLGTAFLVAIFLMFIILVTQFNSIYQSLLVLSAIVLSTAGVLMGLLVNGQSFGIVMVGMGLIALAGIVVNNNIILIDTYNQLRRQGLEPHAAALETGSLRLRPVLLTAVTTVLGLIPMVIGVNVDLLTPSLGFGAPSTQWWTQLSSAIAGGLSFATVLTLLLTPCLLVLGSRFERRPPPLETFDDDLLDLPEHLLASGKTKIELQPTPQR, from the coding sequence ATGCATAGCCTGATCGCTGCGGCGCTGGACCGCAGCCGCACGAGCTTATTGGTGCTGCTGTTCCTGATGCTCGGCGGTGTAGCCGCCTATGTGGTCATCCCCAAGGAAGCCAACCCAGATGTCAGCATCCCAATTATCTATGTCTCGGTAACGCTTGAAGGCATCAGCCCAGAAGACGCCGAACGGCTGTTGGTGCGTCCGTTGGAGCAGGAGTTGCGCAGCCTTGAAGGGGTCAAGGAAATGCGCTCCATGGCCAATGAGGGTCGAGCTTCGGTGACCCTAGAGTTTGATGCTGGGTTTAATGCCAAATTAGCATTGGCCGATGTGCGTGAGAAGGTCGATACCGCCCGCAGCAAGCTACCGGAAGAAGCCGAAGAGCCCACCGTCAACGAAGTTAACGTGGCGCTGTTTCCGGTGTTGTCCATTGGCTTGTCTGGGCCGATTGCCGAAACCGAACTGGTGTATATCGCCCGTCGCCTGAAAGAAAACGTCGAAGGCATCGCCGAAGTGCTGTCGGTGGAAATCGGCGGTGACCGCGAAGACCTGCTGGAAATCGTCGTCGACCCGCAAGTGCTCGACAGCTATGGCATTGATTACAACGAGCTGTTCAATCTGGTCAGCCGCAACAACCGTTTAGTCGCCGCCGGCAGCTTGGACACCGGCGCAGGCCGCATGAGCCTGAAGGTGCCCGGGGTGATTGAAGACCTCGAAGACGTGCTGTCCCTGCCAATCAAGGTGGTGGGTAACAGTGTGGTGACCTTCGGCGATGTCGCCACCATCCATCGCACCTTCAAAGACCCCACCGGCTTTGCGCGCATTAATGGGCAACCCGCCGTCGTGCTGGAAGTGTCCAAGCGCAGCGGTGCCAACATCATTGCCACCATTGAGCAGGTTAAAGCGCTGATGGTCGAAGCCCAGCCGTTGCTGCCCGAAGGCCTGCAAGTCAGCTACATCATGGACCAGTCGCAGCAGGTTAAAAGCATGCTTGGCGACCTGCTCAACAACGTCATGACCGCCATCGTCTTGGTACTCATCCTGGTAGTGGCGAGCATGGGTATGCGTTCGGCGTTGCTGGTTGGTCTAACCATTCCCGGGGCCTTTCTCACCGGCATTCTGCTGATCTGGATGCTCGGCTTCACCCTCAACATAGTCGTACTGTTCAGCTTGATTCTGGTCGCCGGCATGTTGGTGGACGGCGCCATCGTCGTTTCCGAGCTGGCCGACCGCTATTTGCACCAAGGGCAAACGCCCCGCCAGGCCTGGGCCAATGCCGCTACGCGGATGGCTTGGCCAGTCATTGCCTCCACCGCCACCACCTTGGTGGTGTTTCTGCCGCTGTTGTTCTGGCCGGGTGTGGTTGGGCAGTTTATGAAATACCTGCCCGCCACGGTGATCGTCTGCCTGCTCGCCTCCCTGGCCATGGCACTGGTGTTCCTGCCGGTACTCGGCGCCGTCACCGGTGGTAAGCCGCTGCCGCAAGCAACCCGGCCCGGTCGTGGCGCAGTCGGTTATCGCCGGCTGCTGGGAGCGTTGCTAAAACGTCCCGGCCTGACCCTGCTCGGTATGCTCGCGCTGATTGCGTTGATCTACACCGCTTACGGCCGCTTCAACCATGGCGTTGAGTTCTTCCCCGAGACCGAGCCGGAAAGCGCACAAATTTGGCTACGCGCCCGCGGTGATCTGTCGGTGCAGGAAAAAGACGCCTTGCTGCAAAAAGTGGAAAGCCGCCTGCTCGGTATGAGTGAAGTAAAAGCGCTATATGCCCGCTCCTTGGCGCAACCCGATGGCCAGTTGGGCGCCGATGTAATCGGCACCCTGCAGTTCCAGTTTGTCGAATGGCACGAGCGGCGCTCAGCGAGCAAAATTCTTGAGGACATGAGCACACGCACAGCGGATATGCCCGGCATTATTTTGGAGTTCCGCAAGCAAGAGGATGGCCCAAGCAGTGGTAAACCGCTGAAACTGCAAATCAGCGCGCAAGACCCGCAGCAGGCCGACCTCTACGTAGACAAATTACGGGCGGCAATGCAAAGCATTGGCGGTTTTAAAGACATCGAAGATGACCGAGCACTGCCCGGCATCGAATGGCGCATCGAGGTCGACCGCGAAGCGGCTGCCCGTTTCGGCGCAGACGTGCTCAGCGTGGGCAATGCCGTGCAGATGGTTACCAACGGCCTTAAGCTGGCGACTTATCGACCGGAGGATGCCACCGACGAAGTGGATATCCGCGTACGCTTACCCGCTAACTGGCGCTCCCTCGACCAGCTTGGCCGCCTGACGCTGAATACGCCGGCCGGGCAAATCCCGCTGAGTAACTTCGTCTCACTTGAGCAAGCGCCCAAGGTGGGCACCCTTCGTAGGGTCGATGGCAATCGCACCATCACCCTACAAGCTGACTTAGCCGAAGGCGCCCAGCTGGCAGAGCGGCAACGCGCACTGGAACAAGCCATGGGCGCGCCGCCAGGCGATGTGCGCCTTAACGTGGCGGGCGAAGGCGCGGATCAAAAACAGGCCGCCACGTTCCTCGGCACAGCTTTTTTGGTGGCGATTTTCCTGATGTTTATCATCTTGGTGACCCAGTTCAACAGCATCTATCAGTCATTGTTGGTCCTCTCAGCCATCGTCCTGTCGACGGCGGGTGTGTTGATGGGTTTGCTGGTCAATGGTCAGTCGTTCGGCATTGTGATGGTCGGCATGGGCCTGATCGCCTTGGCGGGCATCGTGGTGAATAACAACATCATTCTGATCGACACCTATAACCAGCTGCGCCGCCAAGGCTTGGAGCCGCACGCTGCGGCGCTGGAAACCGGCAGCCTGCGCCTGCGCCCGGTATTGCTCACCGCCGTAACTACAGTGCTGGGGCTGATCCCGATGGTCATTGGGGTCAACGTCGACCTGCTAACCCCAAGCCTAGGCTTTGGCGCGCCATCGACCCAGTGGTGGACGCAGCTGTCCAGCGCCATCGCAGGCGGCCTCAGTTTCGCCACCGTGTTGACGCTGCTGCTAACGCCCTGCTTGCTGGTGCTTGGCTCGCGCTTTGAAAGGCGACCGCCGCCGCTGGAAACCTTCGATGATGACCTGCTCGACTTACCGGAGCACCTGCTGGCCAGTGGCAAAACCAAGATTGAGCTGCAACCCACGCCTCAGCGGTGA